A genomic segment from Armatimonas rosea encodes:
- a CDS encoding DUF3987 domain-containing protein: MNQLAKPRALPTLFDAIPPELKALPQWVGWRFVWRAGSDGKPGAWTKAPFRADGKGAAKSTDPATWATFDQARASVKRQGFDGVGFVFSPDDVYFGVDLDKCRDKDTGELTPEAQEWVNHFGTYCEVSPSGTGVKLIGLGALPEGMSGRRDAATGVECYDRGRYFTVTGQRLPESPESCSGAPDVLSEFLAHHFPKKEAAPVATRPAPSALDMDDYELLAKANGAKDGAKFAALWSGDHAGLPGASEADMALAGLLLFWTQGDQARTEAMMRRSGLYREKWDTMRGVQTYLSYTIAKAAEGKTEYYQPQAAQAHQRDHGQGPSQRTSKPAERLEPAREGSNLPGGDQDDDFLSAAPIRPASALAGDPSDTWEGDPLPFGQEDLPPFPSWALPPVLRDFSECVAASVGTASDLPGVQVLAAVAAATQKRVAVTAKRGYTEPLTLWCIGIAPPGSRKTAIMGHIRKPFTAYEVKENALRRLDVERSESEERVARARLNKAETAAAKGNPSIEIQAELDTARDIVGSLKPVRPLRLLADDATPEVLTLMLAENEGRLAVIDAEGTSFAHMIGRYSDKPALEIYLKAHAGESHTTDRAGGNGAARRTVSVHQASLTIGCAVQPEVLSELRKKREIAGKGILARCLFYFSEETDAADEFDTPDLDEQVLARYRKRIEDLLTLSPSRDLDDDDQPIPHMIELDQAARDLFTDFYREVQQERKAEGAGLFAEWLAKLHGATLRLAGVLHMAAHGKPGAERPISSETMIAAIELAKYFSAHARAALARIREDEATEGALRILAWVKRNASAVSETMEKGGGLSLRDLRTHLRAFENNEDLQAALFVLASRGYAREAPMPEREEGTRGRKPTAKWQFHPSLVWSLEV; the protein is encoded by the coding sequence GTGAACCAGCTCGCGAAACCCCGAGCGCTCCCAACTCTCTTCGATGCCATTCCCCCCGAGCTCAAGGCGCTCCCTCAGTGGGTCGGGTGGCGTTTCGTGTGGCGAGCTGGCAGCGATGGCAAGCCCGGCGCATGGACAAAAGCACCCTTCCGCGCCGACGGCAAAGGAGCCGCCAAGAGCACCGACCCGGCGACTTGGGCAACCTTCGACCAGGCGCGTGCCAGTGTCAAGCGCCAAGGCTTTGATGGTGTCGGCTTCGTCTTCTCTCCCGACGATGTGTATTTCGGTGTGGACCTCGACAAGTGCCGAGACAAAGACACGGGAGAGCTCACCCCCGAGGCGCAGGAGTGGGTGAATCACTTCGGGACTTACTGCGAAGTGTCCCCGAGCGGAACGGGCGTCAAGCTCATTGGGCTTGGTGCTCTCCCTGAGGGCATGAGCGGGCGCAGGGACGCGGCCACGGGGGTTGAGTGCTACGACCGCGGGCGATACTTCACCGTGACAGGCCAGAGGCTCCCAGAGAGCCCCGAGAGCTGCTCAGGCGCTCCCGACGTGCTCTCTGAGTTCCTCGCTCACCACTTCCCGAAGAAGGAAGCCGCGCCGGTCGCGACCAGGCCGGCCCCAAGTGCGCTGGACATGGACGACTACGAGCTGCTCGCCAAGGCCAACGGAGCAAAGGACGGGGCCAAGTTCGCCGCGCTGTGGTCGGGCGACCATGCCGGACTTCCAGGAGCGTCTGAGGCGGATATGGCCCTTGCTGGTCTCCTGCTCTTCTGGACCCAGGGGGACCAGGCGCGCACCGAGGCCATGATGCGCCGCTCTGGGCTCTACCGGGAGAAGTGGGACACGATGCGAGGCGTCCAAACCTACCTGAGCTACACGATTGCAAAGGCGGCGGAGGGAAAGACCGAGTACTACCAGCCGCAAGCCGCGCAAGCTCACCAGCGCGATCATGGGCAGGGTCCCAGCCAGCGCACGAGCAAGCCAGCGGAAAGGCTCGAGCCCGCCCGGGAAGGCTCGAACCTTCCCGGCGGAGACCAGGACGATGATTTCCTTTCTGCAGCTCCTATCCGGCCCGCTTCTGCTCTCGCCGGTGATCCCTCCGATACCTGGGAAGGCGATCCGCTCCCCTTCGGTCAAGAAGATCTCCCTCCCTTCCCGAGCTGGGCTCTCCCGCCCGTGCTCAGGGACTTCTCCGAGTGTGTCGCCGCAAGTGTTGGCACTGCCTCCGACCTTCCCGGCGTTCAGGTTCTGGCAGCCGTCGCCGCTGCGACTCAGAAGCGCGTCGCCGTGACAGCTAAGAGAGGCTACACCGAACCCCTTACGCTCTGGTGCATTGGCATAGCGCCGCCCGGCTCACGCAAGACCGCGATCATGGGGCACATTCGCAAGCCATTCACAGCGTATGAGGTGAAGGAGAACGCTCTTCGGCGGCTTGATGTGGAGCGCTCCGAGAGTGAAGAGAGGGTAGCGCGAGCGCGGCTCAATAAGGCTGAGACCGCCGCAGCGAAGGGAAATCCCAGCATTGAGATTCAAGCCGAGCTCGACACGGCGCGGGATATCGTTGGTTCACTCAAGCCCGTGCGACCGCTCCGCCTTCTTGCTGACGATGCCACTCCCGAGGTCTTGACGCTGATGCTCGCTGAGAATGAGGGCAGGCTCGCCGTGATCGATGCCGAGGGCACCTCGTTTGCTCACATGATCGGGCGATACTCAGACAAGCCCGCTCTGGAGATATATCTCAAGGCTCACGCGGGAGAATCGCACACGACCGACCGAGCAGGCGGCAATGGAGCGGCACGTCGCACCGTGAGCGTTCACCAGGCCTCTCTCACCATCGGGTGCGCTGTCCAGCCCGAGGTACTCTCCGAGCTCCGCAAGAAGCGAGAGATCGCCGGGAAGGGGATTCTTGCCCGGTGCCTGTTCTACTTTTCCGAGGAGACAGATGCAGCTGATGAATTCGACACGCCCGACCTCGACGAGCAAGTACTCGCCCGATATCGGAAGAGGATCGAGGATCTTCTCACGCTCTCCCCGAGCCGAGACCTCGACGACGACGACCAGCCAATTCCCCACATGATCGAGCTGGACCAGGCCGCGCGTGATCTCTTCACCGACTTCTACCGAGAGGTTCAGCAAGAGAGAAAAGCCGAAGGAGCCGGGCTCTTTGCCGAGTGGCTTGCCAAGCTCCACGGAGCGACCCTGCGCCTCGCGGGAGTGCTCCACATGGCAGCACATGGCAAGCCCGGTGCGGAGCGTCCTATCAGCTCTGAGACCATGATCGCGGCAATCGAGCTGGCCAAGTACTTCTCTGCTCACGCGCGGGCCGCGCTCGCACGAATCCGGGAGGACGAGGCCACGGAGGGAGCGCTTCGGATTTTGGCATGGGTGAAGCGAAACGCCAGTGCTGTCTCTGAGACCATGGAGAAAGGCGGAGGGCTCTCCCTGCGCGATCTTCGTACCCATCTTCGAGCTTTCGAGAACAACGAGGACCTACAGGCGGCGCTCTTTGTCCTCGCCTCCCGTGGCTATGCCAGAGAAGCGCCGATGCCAGAGCGGGAGGAGGGGACCAGGGGGCGCAAGCCTACGGCCAAATGGCAGTTTCACCCCTCACTGGTCTGGAGTCTGGAGGTATGA
- a CDS encoding host-nuclease inhibitor Gam family protein → MENTIPTTLPTLSEETELPGGFVLDTHEKCDWFLSKLADFDAEEQKIKTRAAQIIAQMEAMIARNKTDRDAFQARFYQQFQQFVAQEIAADRKGRKSIIFFNGTAAFRTVPPALVVESPQDALTTARAVCPSAITKEEREKFDREAFLAYAKAHFESTGEILPGLKRTEEQERFSIKIAAPKESAETP, encoded by the coding sequence ATGGAAAACACTATCCCGACCACCCTACCGACCCTTAGCGAAGAGACAGAGCTGCCCGGCGGCTTCGTGCTCGACACCCACGAGAAGTGCGACTGGTTTCTCTCCAAGCTCGCCGACTTCGATGCCGAGGAGCAGAAGATCAAGACCCGTGCCGCCCAGATCATTGCCCAGATGGAGGCCATGATCGCCCGGAACAAGACCGACCGCGACGCCTTCCAGGCCCGGTTCTACCAGCAGTTCCAGCAGTTCGTAGCCCAAGAGATCGCCGCCGACCGCAAGGGCCGCAAGTCGATCATCTTCTTCAACGGAACCGCCGCCTTTCGCACCGTCCCCCCCGCGCTCGTGGTGGAGTCTCCGCAGGATGCCCTGACCACGGCCCGCGCCGTGTGCCCCAGCGCGATCACCAAAGAGGAGCGGGAGAAGTTCGACCGGGAGGCTTTCCTAGCCTACGCAAAGGCGCACTTCGAGTCCACGGGGGAGATTCTGCCGGGCCTCAAGCGCACGGAGGAGCAAGAGCGCTTCTCGATTAAGATCGCCGCGCCGAAGGAGAGCGCAGAAACGCCGTAG
- a CDS encoding HGGxSTG domain-containing protein, with product MAQIATRARVMGSGKDAALRALTIGGDMKTAAQAWGISRATFYRKLASSKKLAAQVRRASSSRISSPLLSPSWEFDQAKVTGYTAGLHPLARRLFLITQGKAQRVYRVGSDGVTRAHLWRMPKAKVGTFGQPKEEYLICGAKTRRGTSCKCKPEPGKNRCKWHGGKSTGPKTQAGRDAIRESNRRRAQKRREALESHSESLSESHGGSTPTRSGLRGESKPGDRGTP from the coding sequence GTGGCACAAATCGCCACACGCGCACGCGTCATGGGGTCTGGAAAAGATGCCGCGCTACGTGCTCTAACCATCGGTGGGGACATGAAAACGGCGGCGCAGGCGTGGGGGATCAGCCGCGCGACCTTCTACCGCAAGCTGGCTAGTAGCAAGAAGCTGGCAGCTCAGGTGAGGCGGGCGAGCTCGTCGAGGATCTCCTCACCCCTGCTCTCGCCTAGCTGGGAGTTCGATCAGGCCAAGGTCACGGGCTACACTGCCGGACTCCATCCACTAGCGCGCCGGCTGTTTCTCATCACACAGGGGAAGGCGCAGAGAGTCTATCGCGTAGGAAGTGACGGTGTGACCCGTGCCCACCTCTGGAGAATGCCAAAAGCCAAGGTTGGTACCTTCGGCCAGCCGAAGGAAGAGTACTTAATCTGCGGAGCTAAGACCAGGCGCGGGACCTCGTGCAAGTGCAAGCCAGAGCCGGGCAAGAATCGGTGTAAGTGGCATGGTGGCAAGTCTACCGGGCCGAAGACACAGGCGGGCCGCGACGCGATACGAGAGAGTAACCGGCGACGTGCTCAGAAGCGACGGGAGGCTCTTGAGTCGCACAGTGAGAGCCTTTCTGAGTCGCACGGCGGGAGCACTCCTACCCGTAGCGGGCTGCGAGGCGAGAGCAAGCCAGGCGACCGAGGAACGCCGTAG
- a CDS encoding SWIM zinc finger family protein, with product MNLTPNTIIEAAERRAYAEYELYRVENTGRGEWNVTRWNDAGRDYTVKADSETYNWTCDCPAHEKTGQPCKHVFIVRLREEENAADEARADAYSEADYFFMKECQAESLAETEGAWY from the coding sequence ATGAACCTGACACCGAACACGATCATCGAAGCCGCCGAGCGCCGCGCCTACGCAGAGTACGAGCTCTACCGAGTAGAGAACACCGGGCGCGGTGAGTGGAATGTGACCCGCTGGAACGATGCAGGCCGTGACTACACGGTGAAGGCAGACAGCGAGACCTACAACTGGACTTGCGACTGCCCCGCCCACGAGAAGACAGGCCAGCCCTGCAAGCATGTTTTCATCGTGCGACTGCGGGAAGAGGAGAACGCCGCCGATGAAGCCCGCGCCGATGCCTACAGCGAGGCTGACTACTTCTTCATGAAGGAATGCCAAGCCGAGAGCCTCGCAGAGACCGAGGGAGCCTGGTACTAG